Proteins encoded in a region of the Natator depressus isolate rNatDep1 chromosome 23, rNatDep2.hap1, whole genome shotgun sequence genome:
- the LOC141976810 gene encoding butyrophilin subfamily 1 member A1-like — protein MKKELEWRRARNNSDDITPDAGTAHPNLSIADNKSVKHEAQPQKVPPNPERFDSTVCVLGSEGFSSGKHYWEVDVGSSTDWDLGVARKSIQRKGKLSLSPKEGFWALGLSGRDYWAKTDPWTRVMVRKKPKKIGVYLSYKDMLVTFFNVTDMSVLFTFNNCSFSGDVYPLFKNSHKETTMRICSIKEE, from the exons ATGAAGAAGGAATTAG aatggagaagggcTCGGAACAATTCAG ATGACATCACACCTGATGCAGGAACTGCCCACCCCAACCTGTCCATTGCTGACAATAAGAGTGTGAAACATGAAGCCCAACCTCAAAAAGTTCCACCAAATCCAGAGAGGTTTGATTCAACCGTCTGTGTGTTGGGCTCTGAAGGATTCTCCTCTGGAAAGCACTACTGGGAGGTGGATGTCGGGAGCAGCACTGACTGGGACCTGGGAGTGGCTAGAAAATCCatacagagaaaaggaaaacttTCCCTGTCCCCTAAAGAGGGGTTCTGGGCACTTGGTCTGAGTGGGAGAGATTACTGGGCAAAAACAGACCCATGGACCCGGGTCATGGTGCGAAAAAAGCCCAAGAAAATTGGAGTTTACCTCAGTTACAAAGACATGTTGGTGACTTTTTTCAATGTAACTGATATGTCTGTGTTGTTCACATTTAACAATTGTTCATTCTCAGGAGATGTTTATCCACTCTTTAAAAATTCACACAAAGAAACAACAATGAGAATTTGTTCAATTAAAGAGGAATAA